The Callithrix jacchus isolate 240 chromosome 20, calJac240_pri, whole genome shotgun sequence genome has a window encoding:
- the KCNG4 gene encoding voltage-gated potassium channel regulatory subunit KCNG4 isoform X1, producing the protein MPMPSREPGLHPRYHHYASHSPWSQLLSSPMETPSIKGLYYRRVRKVGALDASPVDLKKEILINVGGRRYLLPWSTLDQFPLSRLSKLRLCRSYEEIAQLCDDYDEDSQEFFFDRSPSAFGVIVSFLAAGKLVLLQEMCALSFQEELAYWGIEEAHLERCCLRKLLRKLEELEELAKLHREEALQQQRGAHRPTSQSSRWGLCMNRLREMVENPQSGLPGKVFACLSILFVATTAVSLCVSTMPDLRAEEDKGECSRKCYYIFIVETVCVAWFSLEFCLRFVQAQDKCEFFQGPLNIIDILAISPYYVSLAVSEEPPEDGERPSGSSYLEKVGLVLRVLRALRILYVMRLARHSLGLQTLGLTVRRCTREFGLLLLFLAVAVTLFSPLVYVAEKESGRVLEFTSIPASYWWAIISMTTVGYGDMVPRSVPGQMVALSSILSGILIMAFPATSIFHTFSHSYLELKKEQEQLQARLRHLQNTGTTSEHELLDPHMASERELMDDVNDLILEGPALPIMHL; encoded by the exons ATGCCCATGCCTTCCAGAGAGCCGGGCCTGCATCCCAGATACCACCACTATGCTTCCCACAGCCCTTGGAGTCAGCTCCTGTCCAGCCCCATGGAGACGCCATCCATCAAGGGCCTTTACTACCGCAGGGTGCGGAAGGTGGGCGCCCTGGACGCCTCCCCGGTGGACCTGAAGAAGGAGATCCTGATCAACGTGGGGGGCAGGAGGTATCTCCTCCCCTGGAGCACACTGGATCAGTTCCCGCTGAGCCGCCTGAGCAAACTCCGGCTCTGCCGCAGCTACGAGGAGATCGCGCAGCTCTGCGACGATTACGACGAGGACAGCCAGGAGTTCTTCTTCGACAGGAGCCCCAGTGCCTTCGGGGTGATCGTGAGCTTCCTGGCGGCCGGGAAGCTGGTGCTCCTGCAGGAGATGTGCGCGCTGTCCTTCCAGGAGGAGCTGGCCTACTGGGGCATCGAGGAGGCCCACCTGGAGAGGTGCTGCCTGCGGAAGCTGCTGAGGaagctggaggagctggaggagctggCCAAGCTGCACCGGGAGGAGGCTTTGCAGCAGCAGAGGGGGGCCCACCGTCCCACCTCGCAGTCCTCGCGCTGGGGCCTCTGCATGAACCGGCTGCGCGAGATGGTGGAAAACCCGCAGTCCGGGCTGCCCGGGAAGGTCTTCGCTTGCCTCTCCATCCTCTTCGTGGCCACCACTGCCGTCAGCCTGTGCGTCAGCACCATGCCCGACCTCAGGGCAGAGGAGGACAAG GGTGAATGCTCTCGGAAGTGCTACTATATTTTCATCGTGGAGACTGTCTGTGTGGCCTGGTTCTCCCTGGAGTTCTGCCTGCGGTTTGTCCAGGCCCAGGACAAATGTGAGTTCTTCCAGGGGCCCCTGAACATCATCGACATCCTGGCCATCTCCCCATACTACGTGTCGCTGGCGGTGTCTGAGGAGCCCCCGGAGGACGGCGAGAGGCCGAGCGGAAGCTCCTACCTGGAGAAGGTGGGGCTGGTGCTGCGCGTGCTGCGGGCACTGCGCATTCTCTACGTGATGCGCCTGGCCCGCCACTCGCTGGGGCTGCAGACGCTGGGGCTCACCGTGCGCCGCTGCACACGTGAGTTCGGCCTGCTCCTTCTCTTCCTGGCCGTGGCCGTCACCCTCTTCTCCCCTTTGGTCTACGTGGCCGAGAAGGAGTCCGGGCGGGTGCTGGAGTTCACCAGCATCCCTGCCTCGTATTGGTGGGCCATCATCTCCATGACAACGGTGGGCTATGGGGACATGGTGCCTCGCAGTGTGCCGGGCCAGATGGTGGCTCTTAGCAGCATCCTCAGCGGGATCCTCATCATGGCCTTCCCGGCCACGTCCATCTTCCACACCTTCTCCCACTCCTACCTGGAGCTCAAGAAGGAGCAGGAGCAGCTTCAGGCCCGCCTCCGCCACCTCCAAAACACTGGCACGACCAGCGAACATGAACTCCTGGACCCCCACATGGCCAGTGAACGTGAGCTCATGGACGATGTCAACGACCTGATCCTGGAGGGCCCGGCCTTGCCTATCATGCACCTGTAA
- the KCNG4 gene encoding voltage-gated potassium channel regulatory subunit KCNG4 isoform X2 — METPSIKGLYYRRVRKVGALDASPVDLKKEILINVGGRRYLLPWSTLDQFPLSRLSKLRLCRSYEEIAQLCDDYDEDSQEFFFDRSPSAFGVIVSFLAAGKLVLLQEMCALSFQEELAYWGIEEAHLERCCLRKLLRKLEELEELAKLHREEALQQQRGAHRPTSQSSRWGLCMNRLREMVENPQSGLPGKVFACLSILFVATTAVSLCVSTMPDLRAEEDKGECSRKCYYIFIVETVCVAWFSLEFCLRFVQAQDKCEFFQGPLNIIDILAISPYYVSLAVSEEPPEDGERPSGSSYLEKVGLVLRVLRALRILYVMRLARHSLGLQTLGLTVRRCTREFGLLLLFLAVAVTLFSPLVYVAEKESGRVLEFTSIPASYWWAIISMTTVGYGDMVPRSVPGQMVALSSILSGILIMAFPATSIFHTFSHSYLELKKEQEQLQARLRHLQNTGTTSEHELLDPHMASERELMDDVNDLILEGPALPIMHL, encoded by the exons ATGGAGACGCCATCCATCAAGGGCCTTTACTACCGCAGGGTGCGGAAGGTGGGCGCCCTGGACGCCTCCCCGGTGGACCTGAAGAAGGAGATCCTGATCAACGTGGGGGGCAGGAGGTATCTCCTCCCCTGGAGCACACTGGATCAGTTCCCGCTGAGCCGCCTGAGCAAACTCCGGCTCTGCCGCAGCTACGAGGAGATCGCGCAGCTCTGCGACGATTACGACGAGGACAGCCAGGAGTTCTTCTTCGACAGGAGCCCCAGTGCCTTCGGGGTGATCGTGAGCTTCCTGGCGGCCGGGAAGCTGGTGCTCCTGCAGGAGATGTGCGCGCTGTCCTTCCAGGAGGAGCTGGCCTACTGGGGCATCGAGGAGGCCCACCTGGAGAGGTGCTGCCTGCGGAAGCTGCTGAGGaagctggaggagctggaggagctggCCAAGCTGCACCGGGAGGAGGCTTTGCAGCAGCAGAGGGGGGCCCACCGTCCCACCTCGCAGTCCTCGCGCTGGGGCCTCTGCATGAACCGGCTGCGCGAGATGGTGGAAAACCCGCAGTCCGGGCTGCCCGGGAAGGTCTTCGCTTGCCTCTCCATCCTCTTCGTGGCCACCACTGCCGTCAGCCTGTGCGTCAGCACCATGCCCGACCTCAGGGCAGAGGAGGACAAG GGTGAATGCTCTCGGAAGTGCTACTATATTTTCATCGTGGAGACTGTCTGTGTGGCCTGGTTCTCCCTGGAGTTCTGCCTGCGGTTTGTCCAGGCCCAGGACAAATGTGAGTTCTTCCAGGGGCCCCTGAACATCATCGACATCCTGGCCATCTCCCCATACTACGTGTCGCTGGCGGTGTCTGAGGAGCCCCCGGAGGACGGCGAGAGGCCGAGCGGAAGCTCCTACCTGGAGAAGGTGGGGCTGGTGCTGCGCGTGCTGCGGGCACTGCGCATTCTCTACGTGATGCGCCTGGCCCGCCACTCGCTGGGGCTGCAGACGCTGGGGCTCACCGTGCGCCGCTGCACACGTGAGTTCGGCCTGCTCCTTCTCTTCCTGGCCGTGGCCGTCACCCTCTTCTCCCCTTTGGTCTACGTGGCCGAGAAGGAGTCCGGGCGGGTGCTGGAGTTCACCAGCATCCCTGCCTCGTATTGGTGGGCCATCATCTCCATGACAACGGTGGGCTATGGGGACATGGTGCCTCGCAGTGTGCCGGGCCAGATGGTGGCTCTTAGCAGCATCCTCAGCGGGATCCTCATCATGGCCTTCCCGGCCACGTCCATCTTCCACACCTTCTCCCACTCCTACCTGGAGCTCAAGAAGGAGCAGGAGCAGCTTCAGGCCCGCCTCCGCCACCTCCAAAACACTGGCACGACCAGCGAACATGAACTCCTGGACCCCCACATGGCCAGTGAACGTGAGCTCATGGACGATGTCAACGACCTGATCCTGGAGGGCCCGGCCTTGCCTATCATGCACCTGTAA